Proteins found in one Panicum hallii strain FIL2 chromosome 4, PHallii_v3.1, whole genome shotgun sequence genomic segment:
- the LOC112888462 gene encoding early nodulin-93-like has product MSTVTRASLDQRLAMAKRCSREATLAGAKAAAVATVASAVPTLVSVRMLPWAKANLNPTGQALIICTAAGMAYFVAADKKILSLAQRHSFERAPEHLRNTSYQGAARPHPAFFRP; this is encoded by the exons ATGTCGACCGTGACCCGTGCCTCCCTGGACCAGAGGCTCGCCATGGCCAAGCGCTGCTCCAGAG AGGCGACGCTCGCCGGAGCCAAGGCGGCGGCCGTCGCCACCGTCGCGTCCGCAGTCCCAACG CTGGTGAGCGTGCGGATGCTGCCGTGGGCCAAGGCGAACCTGAACCCGACGGGCCAGGCGCTCATCATCTGCACGGCGGCCGGGATGGCCTACTTCGTCGCCGCCGACAAGAAGATCCTCTCTCTGGCGCAGCGCCACTCGTTCGAGCGGGCGCCCGAGCACCTCAGGAACACGTCCTACCAgggcgccgcccgcccgcaccCGGCCTTCTTCAGGCCCTGA
- the LOC112890643 gene encoding putative wall-associated receptor kinase-like 16 encodes MAASQHQQQPDLRGKRRDTYRAFAENGRDQKRKLAKEKERFFEQNGGQILLQQILSRQVQTVELFGIEDLKKATDNFDKSRELGVGGNGTVYKAILEDNRINHRNVVRLLGCCLQVEVPILVYEYIPNGTLFQLIHGSRAPISLEARLKIAQESAEALSYLHLSTNRPIVHGDVKSLNILLDEDYMAKVTDFGASRILPKEAVQLMTMVQGTLGYLDPEYLQERKLTEKSDVYSFGVVLLELITRKSSISFEGPEEEKGLASSFLQARRENRVNCLLDTSIVGVGLEAPLQEVVELASWCLSSKGEDGPSMTQSDTPLDNDNDKEKPVDAFD; translated from the exons ATGGCCGCCTCTCAA CACCAGCAGCAGCCGGACCTTCGCGGCAAGCGCCGAGACACCTACCGTGCCTTCGCGGAAAACGGCCGGGATCAAAAGAGGAAGCTGgcaaaagagaaggaaaggttCTTCGAGCAGAATGGCGGTCAGATACTGTTGCAGCAGATCCTCTCTAGACAAGTCCAAACAGTGGAACTATTCGGCATAGAAGACCTCAAGAAGGCGACGGACAATTTCGACAAGAGCAGGGAGCTGGGCGTAGGGGGCAACGGCACCGTGTACAAGGCCATTTTGGAGGACAACAGG ATCAACCACAGGAACGTGGTCAGGCTTTTAGGCTGCTGCTTGCAAGTGGAAGTGCCGATTTTGGTGTACGAGTACATCCCGAACGGCACTCTCTTTCAGCTGATCCATGGCAGCAGGGCACCCATCTCGTTGGAGGCCCGTCTGAAAATTGCCCAGGAATCTGCTGAAGCACTGTCGTATCTGCACCTCTCAACCAACCGCCCCATAGTCCATGGGGACGTGAAGTCTCTGAACATTCTCCTAGATGAGGACTACATGGCGAAAGTTACTGACTTCGGGGCATCCAGGATTCTCCCCAAGGAGGCGGTTCAGCTCATGACGATGGTGCAAGGGACTCTGGGCTACCTTGACCCTGAGTACCTGCAAGAGCGTAAACTCACGGAGAAGAGCGACGTGTACAGCTTTGGAGTTGTGCTTCTGGAGCTGATCACAAGGAAGTCTTCGATATCGTTCGAGGGACCCGAGGAGGAAAAAGGTCTCGCATCCTCCTTCCTGCAAGCACGGAGGGAGAACAGAGTGAATTGCTTGTTGGACACCAGCATAGTGGGCGTGGGATTGGAGGCACCGCTGCAGGAAGTTGTTGAGCTGGCTAGCTGGTGCCTGAGTTCCAAAGGGGAGGACGGGCCTTCCATGACCCAG TCTGACACCCCTCTTGATAATGACAATGACAAGGAAAAGCCTGTTGATGCATTTGACTGA
- the LOC112891151 gene encoding probable receptor-like protein kinase At5g20050, which translates to MESKTAKIQAGAAAVVLVALELSLFLCFRLSRPFYLSTAVILSVVLAGTVAALLCHALSPRGRAERMARRPVLDSGEEVSVRVEYSFFRKVAGLPSRFSLEALATATDDFQCVVGRGSSGTVFKGILDDGTAVAVKRIDGSAYGDKEFRAEVSAIGSVQHVSLARLLGFCLVRNGPRFLVYEFMENGSLDKWIFSQHGGGSGGGRCLTWLQRYQVAVDVAKALAYLHHDCRAKVVHLDVKPENILLDDRLRGTLSDFGLSALMGKEQSRVVTTVRGTTGYLAPEWLLGAGVTEKSDVYSYGMVLMEMLGGRRNLQAEPGPGGSRRWTYLPKLVADKAREGRVMEVLDRRLAPSSVDEGGVRRLAHVALWCAQEKAGARPTMARVVEMLEARGGAAVEPPPPSDMIVVDLLALDPAAHAHRGGGGPFGLPTTPTPGSAGTASSVASMSDSFALSYLSGR; encoded by the coding sequence ATGGAGAGCAAGACGGCCAAGATCCaagccggcgcggcggccgttgTGCTGGTGGCCCTCGAGCTCTCCCTGTTCCTCTGCTTCCGCCTGTCGAGGCCGTTCTACCTGTCGACGGCGGTCATCCTGTCGGTCGTGCTGGCGGGCACCGTGGCGGCGCTGCTGTGCCACGCGCTGAGCCCCCGGGGGCGGGCCGAGCGCATGGCGCGGCGCCCGGTGCTTGACAGCGGCGAGGAGGTGTCCGTGCGCGTGGAGTACAGCTTCTTCCGCAAGGTCGCCGGGCTGCCCAGCCGGTTCTCGCTGGAGGCGCTCGCCACGGCCACGGACGACTTCCAGTGCGTGGTCGGGCGGGGCTCGTCGGGGACGGTGTTCAAGGGCATCCTCGACGACGGCACGGCGGTGGCGGTGAAGCGGATCGACGGGTCGGCGTACGGGGACAAGGAATTCCGGGCGGAGGTGTCGGCCATCGGCAGCGTGCAGCACGTGAGCCTTGCCCGCCTCCTCGGCTTCTGCCTCGTCCGGAACGGCCCGCGCTTCCTCGTGTACGAGTTCATGGAGAACGGGTCCCTGGACAAGTGGATCTTCTCgcagcacggcggcggcagcggcggcgggcggtgcctGACGTGGCTGCAGCGGTACCAGGTCGCCGTGGACGTGGCGAAGGCGCTGGCGTACCTGCACCACGACTGCCGCGCCAAGGTGGTGCACCTGGACGTGAAGCCGGAGAACATCCTCCTCGACGACCGCCTCCGGGGAACGCTCTCCGACTTCGGGCTGTCGGCGCTGATGGGGAAGGAGCAGAGCCGGGTGGTGACCACGGTGCGCGGCACGACGGGGTACCTGGCCCCGGAGTGGCTCCTGGGCGCCGGCGTGACCGAGAAGTCCGACGTGTACAGCTACGGGATGGTCCTGATGGAGATGCTCGGCGGGCGGCGGAACCTGCAGGCGGAGCCCGGTCCCGGAGGGTCGCGGCGGTGGACGTACCTCCCGAAGCTCGTCGCCGACAAGGCGCGGGAGGGGCGCGTGATGGAGGTGCTGGACCGGCGGCTCGCCCCGTCCTCGGTGGACGAGGGCGGGGTGCGGCGGCTGGCGCACGTGGCGCTGTGGTGCGCGCAGGAGAAGGCCGGCGCGCGGCCGACGATGGCGCGCGTGGTGGAGATGCTGGaggccaggggcggcgcggccgtggagccgccgccgccgtcggacATGATCGTGGTCGACCTGCTCGCGCTCGAccccgccgcgcacgcgcaccgcggcggcggcggcccgttCGGGCTGCCCACCACGCCGACGCCGGGCTCGGCGGGGACGGCGTCGTCGGTGGCGAGCATGAGCGATTCATTCGCGCTCTCCTACCTGTCCGGGCGGTAG